A genomic region of Sander vitreus isolate 19-12246 chromosome 11, sanVit1, whole genome shotgun sequence contains the following coding sequences:
- the LOC144525229 gene encoding glutamate decarboxylase 1: protein MAASAPSSSGGEPDPNSTNLRPPGSSYDAWCGVAHGCTRKLGMKICGFLQKNNSLEERSRIVSSFKERAAKNLLSCDNTGGDVHFRRTETDFSNLFARDLLPAKNGEEPTMQFLLEIVEILTNYVRKTFDRSTKVLDFHHPHQLLEGMEGFNLELSDQPESLEQILVDCRDTLKYGVRTGHPRFFNQLSTGLDIVGLAGEWLTSTANTNMFTYEIAPVFVLMEQLTLKKMREIIGWPEGEGDGIFSPGGAISNMYSVMIARYKFFPEVKTKGMTAAPRLVLFTSEHSHYSIKKASAALGFGTENLILLNTDKRGRVIPADLEAKVIEAKQKGYVPMFVNATAGTTVYGAFDPINEIADICEKYNMWLHVDGAWGGGLLMSRKHRHKLNGVERANSVTWNPHKMMGVPLQCSAVLVRERGLLTGCNSMCAGYLFQPDKQYDITYDTGDKAIQCGRHVDIFKFWLMWKAKGTVGFEQHIDKCLDLSAYLYDKIKNREGFEMVFDGEPQHTNVCFWYTPPSLRSLPDGDERRERLHKVAPKIKAMMMESGTTMVGYQPQGNKVNFFRMVISNPAATRSDIDFLIEEIERLGHDL, encoded by the exons ATGGCGGCGTCTGCACCCTCCTCCTCTGGCGGCGAACCGGATCCCAACTCGACAAATTTACGACCACCGGGCTCAA GCTATGATGCTTGGTGTGGAGTTGCTCATGGATGTACTAGAAAATTGGGAATGAAGATATGTG GGTTTTTACAGAAGAACAACAGTCTGGAGGAAAGGAGCAGAATTGTGAGTTCCTTCAAGGAGCGCGCAGCCAAGAACCTGCTCTCCTGCGATAACACTGGAGGAGATGTGCATTTCAGACGCACTGAGACCGATTTCTCCAATCTGTTCGCCAGAg ATCTGTTGCCCGCCAAAAATGGAGAAGAGCCAACCATGCAGTTCTTGCTGGAGATTGTGGAAATCCTCACCAACTACGTCAGGAAGACCTTTGACCGATCCACCAAGGTCCTGGACTTTCACCACCCCCACCAGCTGCTGGAGGGCATGGAGGGCTTCAACCTGGAGCTCTCTGACCAACCCGAGTCTCTGGAGCAGATCCTGGTGGACTGCAGGGACACCTTGAAGTACGGAGTGAGAACAG GTCACCCCAGGTTCTTTAACCAGCTGTCCACTGGATTAGACATTGTTGGGTTGGCAGGAGAGTGGCTTACCTCAACAGCCAACACTAACAT GTTTACCTATGAGATCGCCCCTGTCTTTGTGCTCATGGAGCAGCTGACACtgaaaaagatgagagagattATTGGCTGGCCTGAAGGAGAGGGCGATGGGATATTTTCTCCAG GGGGAGCAATCTCCAACATGTACAGTGTGATGATTGCCAGATACAAGTTCTTCCCTGAAGTCAAGACCAAAGGCATGACAGCTGCACCCAGACTGGTCCTCTTCACGTCAGAGCAT AGCCACTATTCCATCAAGAAAGCCAGTGCAGCTCTGGGCTTCGGGACAGAGAACCTAATTCTTTTGAACACAGACAAGAG agGGAGAGTAATTCCTGCTGATTTGGAAGCCAAAGTCATAGAGGCCAAGCAAAAG GGGTATGTGCCGATGTTTGTGAATGCCACCGCTGGTACTACCGTCTATGGAGCCTTTGATCCCATCAATGAAATTGCAGACATCTGTGAAAAGTACAACATGTGGCTTCATGTGGAC GGTGCATGGGGAGGAGGTTTGCTGATGTCcaggaaacacagacacaagctGAATGGAGTAGAAAG GGCCAACTCAGTCACCTGGAACCCTCATAAAATGATGGGAGTGCCTCTGCAGTGCTCTGCCGTTCTGGTCAGAGAGAGG GGATTATTAACAGGCTGCAACTCCATGTGTGCTGGTTACCTCTTCCAGCCAGATAAACAGTATGATATTACATACGACACAGGTGACAAAGCCATTCAGTGTGGGCGGCATGTCGATATCTTCAAGTTCTGGCTCATGTGGAAGGCAAAG GGAACAGTAGGATTTGAGCAGCATATCGACAAGTGCCTGGATCTGTCAGCGTACCTCTacgataaaataaaaaacagagagGGCTTCGAGATGGTGTTTGACGGAGAG CCGCAGCACACTAATGTGTGTTTCTGGTATACTCCACCGAGCCTTCGCAGCTTGCCTGATGGTGACGAGAGGCGGGAGAGGTTGCACAAG GTGGCCCCAAAGATCAAGGCAATGATGATGGAGTCTGGGACTACAATGGTGGGTTACCAACCACAAGGAAACAAGGTCAACTTCTTCCGCATGGTAATCTCAAACCCCGCTGCTACCAGGTCAGACATCGACTTCCTGATCGAGGAGATTGAGCGACTGGGGCATGACTTGTAA